The Deltaproteobacteria bacterium region CAGCGCTGGCCAAACCAGTACTTTCGAGACCTTGGGCTCTTCTGCCTTGTTGATGCCCATAGGGATCTACTCCAGTCCTCACGAGGTTAACCGCCGACTGGAGAGCCGGATGCGAGAGATCCGCACGTCCGGTTCGGAGGGAGGGGTGGCGCAAACCAATGCGCCATCCCTACCCCTATCAAGGAACAATACAGGAAGAAGTATTGCGACAATGGTGGCGTAAAATGAAATTGCTGGTTACTGGAGGCGCCGGATTCATCGGCACAAATTTTATCCGTTACGTTCTTGAACAGAGGCCAAACTGGCGGATCGTCAACCTGGATGCCCTCACCTATGCAGGAAATCTTGGTAATTTTTCTGACCTGGGTCCAGAACAGGCTGCCAGACACAGCTTTGTCCATGGCAATATTCAGGACAGATCTCTTGTCCAACATGTGTTTACTGAGGAGAATCCCGAGGCAGTGGTTCACTTTGCCGCCGAATCTCATGTTGACCGCTCTATCATCGGTCCCGAAGCCTTTGTACAGACAAATGTTTTTGGCACGTTTTGTCTGTTGGAAGAAAGTTGCAAGTATTGGCAAGGCAAAGGAAGGCCTGGAGATTTTCGTTTCTTGCATATTTCCACTGATGAAGTCTATGGTAGTCTGGGCCCGAAGGGCTACTTTACTGAAACAACTCCCTATGACCCATCGAGCCCCTATTCAGCATCAAAAGCAGCTTCCGACCATTTTGTCAGGGCCTATTTCCGCACCTATGGTCTGCCTACCCTTATCACCAACTGCTCCAATAACTATGGCCCCTATCAGTTTCCGGAAAAACTCATTCCTCTCATGATTCTCAATATGGTCGAGGAGAAGCCTCTGCCTATTTATGGCGACGGCAGAAATGTGCGCGACTGGCTCTACGTGCTCGATCATGCCGAGGCCCTGCTGAAAGTGCTGGAAGAGGGAAGGCCGGGAGAGACCTATAACATAGGGGGTAGAGTTGAGCGGCAGAACATTGAAATTGTTTATCATCTCTGCGATCTGCTTGATGCGAGATTGTCAAGATCGGGCGCCAAGTCGACCAGGAATTTGATTCGGTTTGTCTCGGACCGCCCTGGCCACGACCGGCGCTACGCCATCGATGCCAGCAAGATCAAGAAGGAGCTCAACTGGCTGCCGCGACACTCTTTTGATGAGGCCATAGCTAGCACTGTAGACTGGTATCTTGCTCACCTTGATTGGGTCAACTCGGTGCGCACAGGAGAGTATCGCCAATGGGTGCAGCTCAATTACCAGGGGCGTTGACCTGGTTGGCAGCGGTAAAGGCTCTCTTACTCGTTGGCGTTACGGTAGAGCTGGTGTGCAATAATATAGTCATGCACCTTCTCGGGAACTAGATGACGAAAAGGTTTCCCTTCTCTGACATACTGCCGCACAAGAGAAGAGGAAATGTGGCTGATTGCCGCCGGTGTTCTCAGTTGATGGATTCTCTCGGCGCACCTCTGCAGGAGCTGCTCTTGAGGCAGGACCAGGGGCCCCTGGCGAGGAAAGACAAGCAGCTGAAATGATGAGAACATCTGCTCTAGAGCAGCTGCCGGGTCATGGTACGGCCACGAAAGAATTCTTTCTGCCGCATCGCGACCGGTAATAAAGAAAAACTCTGTCCCGGCTGGATAAACTTGTTTAAGCGCGCTGCAAATATCCAGAAAAAGGCCATGGCTACAGAGGCCAATCGAAATGAAAGGGTATTCTTCCACAGCGAGACGCATCATTTCCAGCCGCTGCGGCAGGCTCGCCCCGAAGATGACCTTGTGGGGCGGTGTCTTTGATAATACCAGGAGCACTTCGTGCAGTTTGGCCTGGTCCCGTGCTGATTCTGACAATACCAGGTGGGCTCTGGTGATCGGGTTATAGCTGCCGCCGATTATCCCGAGGCGCCCTGCTCTTGTCCCGGGTGATATACCATGGACAGCCCGGACAGTGAAGTCAAGGATGGGGCTTGTTCTGCTCTTGTCAGGCGGGTTCACAGTTGAAGAATTCGTCATCTATCATAGCTCTCCGCATCCAGTCGAGGCCCGTATAGGCAGCGAGGGTCTTGTTTTCTGATCGGCTACCACTAAAACGGAATCGCTGCAGTCTAAATTTGTTCTTGTAGCTCAGAGCAATAAAAGTGGTACCCACAGGTACCCGGGAGCCGCCTGCCTCAGGTCCGGCGTAGCCTGTCACAGCCAGCATAATAGTTGCGTGGCTCTTTTGCCGCAGACCGTTTAGCATTGCTTCCGCTGTCTGGGCACTTACTGCACTGCAGCGGCAGATGGTTTCTGCTGGCACCTGCAGACTGGTTATCTTGGCGCTGTCGCTGTAGGTGACCAGACTTTCCTCGAAATAGGCAGAACTTCCCGGCACATTGGTGAGAAGATGGCTGATGAGACCGCCCGTACAGGACTCGGCAAGGGCCACGGTTTCTCGTCGTTCACGTAGCAGCCGACCTACCACCTTTTCCATGGTTTCGTCATCTTCTCCATAAAGGTGCAGCCCCAATTGCTGCCGTACTCTGGCCACGGCTCTTTGCAGAATTGCTTCTGCTTCGTTGTCGCTGGCTGCCTGGATGGTAAGTTGCAGAAGGACTTCAGGGAAGACAGGGAGCAATCCCAACTGCATGGCTGGATAGCGGCTGGAAAAATCAGCAAGGAGGTCATTTACTTGGGATTCTCTCAGACCAAATATCCGCAGGTGCCGCCACCTGTATACCTGCCGCAAGGGGAATGTGCTGCGCAACTTGGGCAGAACAAATTCTTTCATCATGTCGATCATTTCCTCTGGAACGCCCGGCAGGAAAAAAAGCGGCTTTGCCAGGTGGCGGAGATAGAAGCCGGCCCTTGGCCGCTGCAGGTCGATCCTTTGAGCTCCTTCGGGAAGGTCCGCCATTTTAGCAATCCTCGAGGTCATTTGCAGATTTTTTTCTTTTAAATGCTGCGACAGGACTTCCCATGAACATGGATCCCGACGAAGATTCAGCTGCAATGCCTTGGCCGCGGCAGGGACAGTGAGGTCGTCGTCTGTAGGGCCGAGTCCGCCGGTTATTATCACGAAGGAGGCCCTGGTCAATGCTTGCCTGATGGCGGCTACAATATCCTCTTGGTCGTCTCCTACAACTGTCACCCAGCGCAGAGGGAAATGTGCCGCCAGCAGTACCCTGCCTATATAGGCGGCGTTGGTATTGGTAACCAGGCCAGAAACAAGCTCATTGCCAATGGTAATCAATTCTCCTTGCATATGTCTCATTCTTGCTGTGCAGTGTTCGCTCTGCTCTATTGTGCTCCAGAAACAAGAGCAAGCACACCTCTGAGAGCCAGGTTGGCA contains the following coding sequences:
- a CDS encoding nicotinate-nicotinamide nucleotide adenylyltransferase, with the protein product MTNSSTVNPPDKSRTSPILDFTVRAVHGISPGTRAGRLGIIGGSYNPITRAHLVLSESARDQAKLHEVLLVLSKTPPHKVIFGASLPQRLEMMRLAVEEYPFISIGLCSHGLFLDICSALKQVYPAGTEFFFITGRDAAERILSWPYHDPAAALEQMFSSFQLLVFPRQGPLVLPQEQLLQRCAERIHQLRTPAAISHISSSLVRQYVREGKPFRHLVPEKVHDYIIAHQLYRNANE
- a CDS encoding CinA family nicotinamide mononucleotide deamidase-related protein, whose translation is MRHMQGELITIGNELVSGLVTNTNAAYIGRVLLAAHFPLRWVTVVGDDQEDIVAAIRQALTRASFVIITGGLGPTDDDLTVPAAAKALQLNLRRDPCSWEVLSQHLKEKNLQMTSRIAKMADLPEGAQRIDLQRPRAGFYLRHLAKPLFFLPGVPEEMIDMMKEFVLPKLRSTFPLRQVYRWRHLRIFGLRESQVNDLLADFSSRYPAMQLGLLPVFPEVLLQLTIQAASDNEAEAILQRAVARVRQQLGLHLYGEDDETMEKVVGRLLRERRETVALAESCTGGLISHLLTNVPGSSAYFEESLVTYSDSAKITSLQVPAETICRCSAVSAQTAEAMLNGLRQKSHATIMLAVTGYAGPEAGGSRVPVGTTFIALSYKNKFRLQRFRFSGSRSENKTLAAYTGLDWMRRAMIDDEFFNCEPA
- the rfbB gene encoding dTDP-glucose 4,6-dehydratase is translated as MKLLVTGGAGFIGTNFIRYVLEQRPNWRIVNLDALTYAGNLGNFSDLGPEQAARHSFVHGNIQDRSLVQHVFTEENPEAVVHFAAESHVDRSIIGPEAFVQTNVFGTFCLLEESCKYWQGKGRPGDFRFLHISTDEVYGSLGPKGYFTETTPYDPSSPYSASKAASDHFVRAYFRTYGLPTLITNCSNNYGPYQFPEKLIPLMILNMVEEKPLPIYGDGRNVRDWLYVLDHAEALLKVLEEGRPGETYNIGGRVERQNIEIVYHLCDLLDARLSRSGAKSTRNLIRFVSDRPGHDRRYAIDASKIKKELNWLPRHSFDEAIASTVDWYLAHLDWVNSVRTGEYRQWVQLNYQGR